Below is a genomic region from Lepidochelys kempii isolate rLepKem1 chromosome 5, rLepKem1.hap2, whole genome shotgun sequence.
TTGTCATTGGGAGTGAATTGAAATCTAGAGTTTCTGGTGATCACGGGTAAGGGGTCTAGGAGTGCAAGAAGTCCCAGTGTAGCACCAGATTGTGGATGCTGCCTTTGGAGTCATGGATTGTTATATAAAGATCAGTGGCTGAATTCTACTCCTTGCTTGGATACTAACGCACACCGCCCCACCCCCTCGCTACTGATCTTGGAGGCTGAAGGCACCAGTGTGCTGATTAAAAACCCCGGGGGGTACGACAGAGAAGTTTCGGTGCCTGGATTTTGGTTCTCTTTCTTGGTGGTTACTCATCTGCAGAATGTCAGCAGTTGCCTACATGGATTTTGTTGCTGCTCAGTGTCTGGTTTCCATTTCCAATCGCTCTGTGGTACAGGAACAGGGGGCTCAGGATGCAGAGCTACTGAAAATGTCTGATGAAGAAGTGACCAAGGACCTGAATGACCCCAGGGATGCCTGGAAGGATTATTGCACATTGGTCACAATTGCTAAAAGCTTGTTGGACCTGAACAAGTACAGACCCCTCCCAACCCCTTCGATCTGCAGTGACAGCGTAGAAAGTCCAGATGAGGATGTAGGATCAGACAGCGACGTGACCACTGAATCTGGGTCGAGTCCTTCCCACAGCCCAGTGGAAAGACAGGATTCTGGCAGTgtgcccagctctctctctctcctccacagtGGAGTGCCTGCAAAGGGGAAACTAGCCACTGAAAAGAGACACAAGTGTCCATACAGTGGATGTGGCAAAGTCTATGGAAAATCCTCCCATCTTAAAGCCCATTACAGAGTGCATACAGGTTAGCTGTGGTCTCTCAATTGCAGAGGGGGCTGTTGGGGTTAACTCAGTGTTACAGAGCAGCATTGGCTATGCAACACTGATTTTAAGTCATGAACATTATCCTTGTTCTTAAATGCTGCAAATACAGACAAATATTAACGTTAAGGAAGTTGGTTGTCCTGGTTTGAACTCCTTAGAGATTATTTTACTATTTAACCTGTTTTCCTCCCATCCTCCATTTTTGTCTCTCATCCTTGTTATTATCAGTGATGAATGCAATGGCTTTCTGGCTACATTCAGTCTATGAAAGCACGGTATGTTACTGAAATTATATGGAATGTTTAGGGTAGAGAGCAAAGGGTGTTC
It encodes:
- the KLF9 gene encoding Krueppel-like factor 9 isoform X1, with translation MSAVAYMDFVAAQCLVSISNRSVVQEQGAQDAELLKMSDEEVTKDLNDPRDAWKDYCTLVTIAKSLLDLNKYRPLPTPSICSDSVESPDEDVGSDSDVTTESGSSPSHSPVERQDSGSVPSSLSLLHSGVPAKGKLATEKRHKCPYSGCGKVYGKSSHLKAHYRVHTGERPFPCTWPDCLKKFSRSDELTRHYRTHTGEKQFRCPLCEKRFMRSDHLTKHARRHTEFHPSMIKRSKKSSSTSF
- the KLF9 gene encoding Krueppel-like factor 9 isoform X2; protein product: MSAVAYMDFVAAQCLVSISNRSVVQEQGAQDAELLKMSDEEVTKDLNDPRDAWKDYCTLVTIAKSLLDLNKYRPLPTPSICSDSVESPDEDVGSDSDVTTESGSSPSHSPVERQDSGSVPSSLSLLHSGVPAKGKLATEKRHKCPYSGCGKVYGKSSHLKAHYRVHTEGPTAPRPSVEMLAHHRMGQQRHQESQIIEQLTISLEGNGNDSEGHVKGLRYNV